CCCGTTCAGCAGCATCAGCGGAGAGGCCGCCAGCAGCGCCCAGAACAGCGCCACGCGAGAGCCGTAGCCCGTCATCGCGCTGCCCATTGCGCGGGCGACCAGCGCCACGAGGAAGGCCAGCGCGTAAAGGATCAGAGGCACGAAGAAGACCACCGCCAGCAGCGTGCCGCCCAGCAGCATGTTCAGGTCCTGATCCTGCAGATGCGCCTGCCGCGCCAGCGCGGGCCAGCGTGCCACGAACATCACCCCGCAGCCCCCCATGACGAAGGCCAACGCCCGCGCCTCTGACGCGGGCTGCGCGAAGATGCGGCGCAGCACCGCGCCCGGCCCGCGAAAGCTGGCCGCGATGTCGGTGGTGACGGACACGCTTCCCCCTAATCAGGCCCGACGACGGGCCAGCCAGGCCTCGACGCGGTCCACCAGTTCTTCGCGCAGGCTCTCGTCATCGATCTCCTGCACGGCCTCGGCGATGAAGGCGATGGTCATCATGTCCTCGGCGATGCCACGCGGCACGCCGCGGGCCCGCAGGTAGAACAGGCTGTCCTCGTCGATGGCGCCAGAGGTGGACCCGTGCGAACAGGCCACGTCGTCGGCGTAGATCTCAAGCTCGGGCTTGGCGAGGAACTGGCTGTCCCCGTCCAGCAGCAGGCTTTGCGAGATCTGGTAGCCGTCGGTCTTCTGCGCGTCGGGCTGCACCAGGATCTTGCCCTGGAAGACGCCGGTGGCGCCGTTGCGCAGGACCTTCTTGAAGACCTGCCGGGACTCGCAGTTCACCGCGTCATGGGTGATGAAGACCGTGTCGTCGTGGTGGAAATCGCCGTCGCCCATGCAGGCGCCCGCAACATGGGCCACCGCGTCGTCGCCGGTGAACTCGATCACCGCCTCGTTGCGGGTCAGCACGCCGTTCATGGTCAGGGTGAAGCTCTTGAAGGTGCTCTCCTGCGCCAAACGGGCAAAGACATGCGTCACCGCGCGGCGCGCGTGGTCGCGGCCCTGCGCGCGGACGTGATGCAGCGCGCCGCCCTCGGCGATGTCGACCTCCATGACGTGGTTGAAGCGCGCGGCTGCGGGACCGTTCTCAAGGATCGTCGCCGCGCAACCCGCATCGACCTTCACCACGTGGTGCAGGATCGCGTCGGAACGCGCCCCCTCGTGCGTGTAGGTGATGTGGATCGGCTTCGACGGCGTGCCGGTGACGTGGATCAGCAGGCCATCCGTGGCAAAGGCCGTGTTCAGCGCCGCAAAGGGCCGCTGCACCGGCGTCTGGCCGCGCGTCTCCAGCGTGCCGTAAAGGTCCTGCGCCCAGTGGATGTCGGCGGCATCGGCCAGACGGGCGATTTCCACACCCTCCAGAGACAGGTCGTCGGAGGCCTCGGCGTCGAAGACACCGTCGACGAAGACGATCTTCAGCCGGTCGCGATCGCCGAAGATCGGCGCCTCGTGGGCTTCGAAGGCCTCGGCCTCGGGCACCTCGACCGCGTTCAGCGAGTCGGGGCGGGTGAATTTCCAGTACTCGTCGCGCGCACCGGGCAGGCCCATGGCCTGCACCCGGGACAGCGCGTCGCGGCGCGCGGGCACGGACCAGCCGCCCTCGGGCAGGGTCAGCGCGGCAAGCCGTGCGTCAGTTGCGGTCTGTTTCGCCTGGGGCAAAGCCATTTACGCCTCCTCCGCGATCAGGTCCGCGTAGCCGTTGGTCTCGACCTCGAGGGCCAGCTCCGGTCCGCCGGTCTTGATGATGCGGCCATCGGCCATGATGTGCACGACGTCCGGCTTGATGTGGTCCAGAAGGCGCTGGTAGTGCGTGATCACAAGGAACCCGCGCCCCTCGTCGCGCAGGGCGTTCACGCCATCGGACACCAGCTTCATCGCATCCACGTCAAGGCCCGAGTCGGTCTCGTCTAGGATGCACATCTTCGGCTCCAGCATGGCCATCTGAAGGATCTCGTTGCGCTTCTTCTCGCCGCCCGAGAAGCCGACGTTCACCGGGCGCTTGAGCATATCGGCGTCGATCTTCAGCTCTGCGGCCTTGGCACGGATGGTCTTGAGGAACTCGGTCGAGGACATTTCTTCCTCTCCGCGCGCCTTGCGCTGCGCGTTCACCGCGGTGCGCAGGAAGGTCATGTTGCCCACGCCGGGGATCTCGACCGGGTACTGGAAGGCAAGGAACAGGCCGGCGGCGGCGCGCTCTTCGGCTTCCATGTCGAGGATTTCCTCTCCCAGCAGAGTGGCGGAGCCCTCGGTCACCTCATAGCCGTCGCGGCCCGACAGCACGTAGGACAGCGTCGACTTGCCCGAGCCGTTCGGCCCCATGATCGCGTGCACCTTGCCCGCCTCGACGGTCAGGTTCACGCCCTTGAGGATCTGCTTGTCCTCTTCTTCCAGCTTCACGTGCAGGTTCTTGATCTCGAGCATCTTTCGTCCTTTCCTCGGCCCCCGTCCGGGGCTTGTTCGATCTGCGCAGCGTGCTGCGCGGTGTCTTTCCTGCGCAGGGTCCTGCGCGGTGTTCATATTGCGCGCCGGGGCGCGCGGGGTTCACGCCGCACCTTGCGGCGCGGGATTCCGGTCTCCTAACCCAGCACCACGGCAGTGCCGCTGGCCGAGACCATGAGCATGTTGTTGATGACCTCGTAATCGAGATCGACGCCGACCACGGCATTGGCGCCCCGGCTTGCGGCGCGCTCTTCCAGCTCGCGCAGGGCGGTGTCGCGGGCCTCTTGCAGAGAGGCCTCATAGGCCCCCGAGCGTCCGCCGATGATGTCGGTGATCCCGGCAAAGATGTCGCGGAACACGTTCGCCCCAAGGATCGCCTCGCCCACGACGATGCCTTTGTATTCGGCGATCTGGTAGCCTTCGACGGTGGGTGTGGTGGTGACGATCATGATGCCGCTCCGGGTTTCATCAGGAAGTTCATGTTGCTGCCGTAGTGCCGTTTGTCGAAGACCGGGGCATAGCCGCGTTCCGCTGCCCAAGCCTGAAAAGCCTCGGCATTGGCATCGTCCACCTCGATGAAGATCAGCGGGCGACAGCGGGCCACGGTTTGCTCCAGCCCGGCCAGAACCTCCATCTCCATGCCCTCGACGTCGATCTTGATCAGGTCGAAGGTATCGTCACCGAACAGCGCATCGCCCGCGTGTACCTGCAAATCGCCCCCCTTACCGCGCAGCATCTTCGTGCCGCCAAGGTTGCGGTCGTGGCGCTTCATGAAGAGGCCACCCTCGCTTTCGGCGCCCAGCCCGATGCCGAGCGCCTCCATGCGGATCACATCCGTGAGGCCGTTCAGCACCACGTTCGCGACCAGAGGCGCCAGCGCCAGCGGGTTTGGCTCGATCACCGTCACCTGCGCGGCCCCGCACTGCGTGGCGAAGTAAAGCGCGTGGTTGCCGATGTTGGCACCCACGTCCAGCACACGCGGTGCCTGCGGCAGATGCTGCGCGATCTCCGCCAGATCCTCGGCCTCGAAAAAGGCGCCGTCGCGATGCGCCCGCTGGATCGGGTCGCGGTGGAAGTTGCCGCAGAAGGTCAGCGCCCGCCCGCCGATGGTGACGCGCGTCATGCGCAGCGGCGGAAAGGTGACCGCCTCCCCCGACTCCAGCGCCGCAAGCGCGGCGGCGACGTCGAAGTAATCGGCCCCCGTCGTCTCGGGCGCAGGCATGGAGAGGGTTCCGGTCATGTCACAACCTTCCGCAGCGGAGAGCGGGACGGCGAACCGCCCCCTGCCCCGTCAGCCCACCGAGCCTTCCAGCGAAATCGCAACCAGCTGCTGCGCTTCCATGGCGAACTCCATCGGCAGCGCCTGCAGCACCTCGCGGCAGAAGCCGTTGACCACAAGCGCGACGGCCTCTTCCTCGTCCATGCCGCGCTGGCGGCAGTAGAACAGCTGGTCGTCGTCCACCTTGGAGGTCGTCGCTTCGTGCTCCACCCGGCTCGAGTTGTTCTTCACCTCGATATAGGGAACCGTATGCGCCCCGCACTTGTCGCCGATCAGCAGCGAGTCGCACTGGGTGTAGTTGCGCGAGTTCTTCGCCTTGGGGTGCATCGAGACAAGCCCGCGATAGGTGTTCTGCGCCACGCCCGCCGAGATGCCCTTGGACACGATCCGCGACTTGGTATCGCGGCCCAGATGGATCATCTTGGTGCCGGTGTCGGCCTGCTGGTGGCCGTTGGTGATCGCGATCGAGTAGAACTCGCCCTGCGATTCAGCCCCGCGCAGAATGCACGACGGGTACTTCCACGTCACAGCAGAGCCGGTTTCCACCTGCGTCCACATCACCTTCGCCCGGTCGCCCCGGCAATCGGCACGCTTTGTCACGAAGTTGTAGATGCCGCCCTTGCCGTTCTCGTCGCCCGGGAACCAGTTCTGCACCGTGGAATATTTCACCTCGGCGTCTTCCTCGACGATGATCTCGACCACCGCCGCGTGCAACTGCGCGGTGTCGCGCTGCGGCGCGGTACAGCCTTCGAGGTAGGAGACATACGACCCCTTGTCGGCGATGATCAGCGTCCGCTCGAACTGGCCGGTGTTCTCGGCGTTGATACGGAAATAGGTCGACAGCTCCATCGGGCAGCGCACGCCCGGCGGCACGTAGACGAAGGAGCCGTCCGAGAACACGGCAGAGTTCAGAGTGGCATAGAAGTTGTCGCTGACCGGCACGACCGAGCCGAGGTATTTCTTCACCAGCTCGGGATGCTCGCGGATCGCCTCGGAGATCGAGCAGAAGATGACCCCTGCCTCGCGCAGCTCCTTCTGGAAGGTCGTGCCCACGGACACCGAGTCGAAGACCGCGTCCACCGCCACCTTGCGGTTCGAGGTGCGCGCATCCGCCGGCGTCACCTCGACGCCCTCGACACCGGCGAGGATCATCTGCTCCTTCAGCGGGATGCCCAGCTTTTCATAGGTCTCCAGCAGCTTGGGGTCGACCTCGTCCAGCGACTTCGGCTTTTCCGTCATGCTCTTGGGACGGGCATAGTAATACTGGTTCTGGAAGTCGATCTCGGGATAATCGACCATGGCCCAGTCGGGCTCTTCCTTCTGCAGCCAGCGGTCATAGGCCGCCAGTCGCCAGTCGGTCATCCACTGCGGCTCGTCGTTCTTCTCCGAGATCAGGCGCACGATGTCCGGGGTCAGCCCCTTCGGCGCGTATTCCATCTCGATCTCGGTATTCCAGCCGTGCTTGTAGGTGGACACCTGCTCGACGGCATCGACCGTCTGCTGATCCACACCGTCCTTGACCGTCACCTTGTCGAACGCCGTCATGCGTATACCCTTCCTCTCAGGCGGACCGCGCGCGGTGCCGCCGAACCTTTTGTTCCCAGGCCTCGCAGAAGCGCGCGACCTCTTCTTCCGTCACCGAGGGACCAAGGCTGACCCGGATGGCCGAGCTTGCCGTGACCTCGTCATATCCCATCGCGCGCAGCACGCGGCTGGCGCGGACCTTGCCGGACGAACAGGCGCTGCCCGCGCTGATCGCGAAACCGGCCAGATCCATCTGCATCACCTGCGTCTCTCCCTTCCACCCGGGAGTGGCAAAGCAGGAGGTATTCGGCAGGCGATCCGCGTCTTTCCCGACAAAAATAGTCTCTTTTGACGCGACCTCAATCCCATTTTCTAGAATCGCTCTAAGTTTTGCAACGCTTTCCCATGCGCCCTCCGCCAGATCGCGCGCCGCCGCCTCTGCCGCCGCGCCGAACCCTGCGATTCCTATGATGTTTTCAGTGCCCGACCGGCGCCCCATTTCCTGCCCGCCGCCGCGGATCTGCGCCGCCAGTTCGGTCCCGCGCCGCAGAATCAGCGCGCCGATCCCTTTCGGCCCACCCAGCTTATGCGCCGAGGCCAGCGCCATCTGGCAGCCTATCCAGTTGAAGGCCAGCGGCAGCTTGCCCCAGGCCTGCGTGGCATCCACCACCGCCAGCCCCTGCGGCAGCACCTGCACCACCCCGGTCTCGGAATTGGCCGCCTGAAGCGCCACCTGCCCCGGGTCCCCGACCGATACGGCCCCGTCCCGCGACACCGGCAGCACCGGATCGACCCAGGCCGCCACCGCATCGTGCTCCACGTCGCCCGCCAGAAGGCCCCGCCCCGCACAGGCCAGCGCCGCCGCCTCCGTGGCGCCGGAGACGAACACCACATCCGCCCCCTCCGCCCCGAAGGCCGCCGCCACCTGCGCCCGGGCCTTCTCGACCAGCGACTTCGCCGCCCGCCCCTCGGCATGCACCGAGGACGGGTTGCCGACCAGGTCCATGGCCCGGATCATCGCCTCGCGCGCCTCGGCCCGCAAAGGCGCCGTCGCATTCCAGTCAAGATAGACCCGTTCCACGCGCGCCCCTGCTTCTTTGGTCCCAAAGTACCTCGGGGTCCGGGGCAGAGCCCCGATCCGACCGACAAATCAGGCGCCCCGTCTAGCGGTCGTCGTCCACCACCGCAAACAGGTTCGGCACCGCCGGGCATGGCGCAAGGCCGTTGCCCACCACGTCCGACAACCGCGTCTGGTGCAGAAAGACATAGACCTGCGCGGACAGGCTCTGCCACAGCCGGTTGGTCATGGACTGGGCCTTCGATCCCGACATGCCCCCCGAGGCGCCCGCACCCTTGTGCATCGCGTCCACCGTCTCGTCGACCGCCGCCAGCACATCGACGATGCGGATATCGCTGGCCGAGCGCGCCAGCCGGTAGCCGCCGCCCGGCCCGCGCACCGATTCCACCAGCCCGGCGCGGCGCAGCTTCACGAACAGCTGTTCCAGGTAGGACAGGGACACGTCCTGACGGCGCGAAATATCCGCCAACGTCACCAGCGCATCCTCTGCCTGCAGGGCGATGTCGGCCAGCGCCACCATGGCATAGCGGCCCTTTGTACTCAGCTTCATGCGCGGTCCCCCCGGAACAATTTGACCTTGACGGCCCGATTGCCTATCTGCTGCAAAGCCCCGACCCGGTCAGCCCGGATCGGAAATTGTCTAAGGTGGCAGAGCGGATGCGTCAAGAATGCGCCCCTGCCGGCAGGGACACCACGTACAGGAGTACCACCACCCCATGCCCGAGGTCATCTTTCCCGGACCCGAAGGCCGCCTCGAAGGCCGGTACCACCCGCAAAAGGACCGCGATGCGCCCATCGCCATCGTGCTTCATCCGCACCCGCAGTTCGGCGGGACGATGAACAACAAGGTAGTCTACAACCTGCATTACGCCTTCTACAAGATGGGCTTCACGGTGCTGCGGTTCAACTTCCGCGGCGTCGGCCGCAGCCAGGGCGAATACGATCAGGGCGTGGGCGAATTGTCCGACGCGGCCTCGGCCCTCGACTACCTGCAGTCGATGAACCAGAACTCCAAGCATTGCTGGGTCGCCGGTTTCTCCTTCGGCGCATGGATCGGGATGCAGCTTCTGATGCGGCGCCCCGAGATCACCGGCTTCGTCTCGGTCTCGCCGCCCGCGAACATGTACGACTTCTCGTTCCTCGCCCCCTGCCCCTCGTCGGGGCTGATCATCAACGGCACCAACGACCGCGTCGCGCCGCCCGCCGACACGCGCGGCCTGGTGAACAAGCTGCACGAGCAGAAGGGCATCTCGATCACCCACGAGGAAATCGACGGCTCCGGCCATTTCTTCGAGGATCCGCATATGGACACGATGATCGGCTCGGTCACCGGCTACGTGAAGCGGCGCCTGACCGAGACAACGAGGTAAGCCCCCATGTCCGTCGTCGACGATCTCGCAGACAAGCTGGCGCGCGACACCATCAAGGCGATGGACGCGCTCGGCGACGAGAACCTGCCGGATCAGGTGGCGGCGGTGCTGGGGGCCTCATCGCCCTCCTCCGAAGAGATCTTTCGGGCGGCCGTCCGCATCCGGCTGGCCGAGCGCCGGGCGCGGAATTTCCTGAATGACCACGTCGAGCGCGCCCTTGAAGCCAGGCGGCGCGGCGAAGACATCCCCGAGGCGCTGGCGCCGGGCACCGACAACAAGCACGTCTGAGGCCGGGGGCCGGTTTCTTCCAAAGAAACCGGCCCGAATTCCGGGCCGGAATTCGGCGCCCCCGCAGGCCGGGTGCCCGGGCTCAGAAGTGGATCGCCCGGCCCCATGCGTCCAGAACGCTTTCGTGCATCATCTCCGACAGGGTCGGGTGCGGAAAGACCGTCAGCATCAGGTCCTCTTCCGTGGTCTCCAGCTGCCGCCCGATCACGTAGCCCTGAATCAGCTCCGTCACCTCGGCGCCGACCATATGGGCGCCCAGAAGCGCGCCGGTCGTCGCGTCGAAGATCGTCTTGACCATGCCCTCCGCCTCTCCCAGCGCGATCGCCTTGCCGTTGCCAATGAAGGGGAAGCGCCCGATACGGATCTCGTGCCCCGCCGCCTTCGCCTTGGCCTCGGTCAGCCCGACCGAGGCGACCTGCGGCTGGCAATAGGTACATCCGGCGATGCTGTCCGGCGCGACCGGGTGCGGATCGCCCCCGGCGATCAGCTCCGCCACCATCACCCCCTCGTGGCTGGCCTTATGCGCCAGCCAGGGAGCCCCGGCCAGATCGCCGATGGCATAAAGCCCGTCGATCCCGGTGCGGCAGTGGCGGTCGGTCACGACATGGGTCTTCTCGACCCGCACGCCCAGATCCTCGAGCCCCAATCCTTCGACATTCCCGACAATTCCGACCGCCGATATCACTGCATCGACCTCGATTCTTGACTTATCCCCAGATTTATCCACAGAGGCGACGACCCGATCCGCCTGCCGGTCCAGCGCCGTGACCGTTGCCCCCTCCAGCACCGTCATGCCCTGCTTCACGAACTGCTTTTTCGCGAAGGCGGCGATCTCGGCATCCTCGGCGGGCAGGATGCGGTCCATCACCTCGACCACCGTCACCTCGGCGCCGAGCGCATTGTAGAAGCTGGCGAACTCGATCCCGATAGCGCCCGAACCAATGACCAGCAGGCGTTTGGGCATATGCGGCGGCTGCAGCGCGTGGCGGTAGCTCCAGACCCGCTTGCCGTCGGCCTCCAACCCCGGCAGGTCCCGGGCGCGGGCCCCGGTGGCCAGCACCACCGCACCGGCCTCCAGCACGCGGTCACCGACCACCACGCGGCGCGGACCATCCAGCCGCGCCTCGCCCATGACCACCGTCACCCCGTTCTTCTTCAGCAGATGCCCGACACCCTGGTTCAGCTGCTTCGCGATCCCGCGCGAGCGTGCCACCACCTTGTCCAGATCGAAGCCCAGCCCCTCGGCCGTCAGGCCGAATTCCCCGGCCCTTTGCATCAGGTGAAAGACCTCGGCAGAGCGCAGAAGCGCCTTGGTCGGGATGCAGCCCCAGTTCAGGCAGATGCCGCCGAGGTGCTCCCGTTCCACCACGCAGACCTTCAGGCCCAGCTGCGCGCCGCGGATGGCGGCGACGTAGCCCCCGGGGCCTGCGCCCACCACCACCATGTCGAATGTCTGCGAAGCCATGCCTGCCCTCCCTGCCGCCATCCGCCCAAGGCTACGGGACGGAGGGCGCGGGAGCAAAGCGAAAGCGTCAGGCGGCCTCGACCGCCTGCACCTCGCGCAGAAGCGCGCCGTACCCGCCGTTCTCGGTGAAGGCCTCCTCTGCCGCTGTTGTGCGCCGGTCCAGCGCCGCGTTGCGGTAGGGGAAGCGCCCAAACTGGCGGATCACCTCGCGGTGCACGCGCGCGTGCAGCAGGTTGTCGCCATCGTCCAGACGTTCCTTCATCAGGCGCACGCAGCGGTCCTGATCGCATAGGTTTTCCGAATGCATCAGCGGCAGGTAAAAGAACTGCCGCGCGGGCGCGTCGATCTTCATGTCCCAGCCCCGGTGGATCGCCTGCTTGGCCGCCGCCAGCGCGACCCGGTCCGAGGCAAAGGCCCTGGCCTCGCCGCGAAACATGTTGCGGGGGAACTGATCGGCCAACACGATATAGGCCAGAACGCCGCTGGGATGCGTCAGCCACAGGCCATAACGCCCGCCCATCAGCCCCTCCCACGCGGCGCCGAAGCGCTCGGTGATCTCGGCGTCCAGCGCGTCGTCCTGCGCGTACCACCCCTTCGCTCCGACCTCGTCCAGCCAGAATCCCAGAACCTCTTCGGGCTTTGTCATCGTCCTCTCCAGTCACACATAACCCGCTCCACGAGTCCAAGCATTATGCGAGCGAAGGCCCTGACCCCAATCACGAATTCTGTCAATGTCTGACAGATCGGGGGATCACTCCTCTTCTTCCTCTTCTTCACCGGACCTGTCGATATAATAGTCCTGCGCGATTTCGACCGCGATGGGCGAGGCAGAGGGCATGACCTTGGCATAGGCGGACTGCTCCTCGACAGAGGTCGCGGGCCGCTGCGTCATCCGGTACAGCGCGTAAAGCGAGACCGCCGACATCAGAACGGTGATCAGCACGAAGAAGCCCGAAGGGCCGATCTGTTGCATGCCCCAGCCGATGATCAGCGGGCCGGCCACGGCCCCCACGCCGTTCACGAACAGCAGACCGGCCGAGGCCCCGGCCATGTCCTCCGGTTCGAGGAAGTCGTTGGTATAGGCGATCAGCAGCGAATACAGCGGGTTGGAGCAGCCGCCGATCACGAAGGCGCAGGTCACGAGGATGGTGAAGGCCCCGCCCGCGAAGATCGCCACCGCCGCAGCGGCGGCGCCGAGCGCGGCGACCATCATGATCAGGCGCCGCCGGTCGAAGCGGTCGGACAGCCAGCCCAGCGGGTATTGCATCAAGAGCGCACCGACGTAAAAGGCGGCGACGAAGATCGAGATCTGCCCCAGCGTCAGCCCGGCCTGCGTGCCGTAGACCGCCGCCATGCCGAACTGGGCGGCAAAGACCCCGCCCATCAGGAACATGCCCACCATGCCCAGCGGCGAGACGGCGTAAAGCTCTTGCAGCGTCTTCGGCTTGGTGGATTCGAAGGCCGGAGTGGGCTGGATGGTCAGCAGGATCGGCGCGAAAGAGATCGAAACCAGCACCGAGGGGATGACGAACAGCAGAAAGCCCGTGGCATCCGGGATCAGCAGCACCCCCTGCGCGGCGATGATGCCCGCCATCTGCACGATCATGTAGGCCGACAGCGTCTGGCCCCGGGTTTCGTTCGAGGTGGCGTTGTTCAGCCAGCTTTCGGCGGTGATGTAGACCCCGCAGAAGCAGAACCCCAGGACCACCCGGCCCAGCGTCCATGCGATCGGGTCGCGGAAGGCCGGAAACAGGATCAGCGCCGCCGAGATGAAGGACCCCAGCGCCGCGAAGACCCGGACGTGCCCGACGCGGCGGATCATGTTCGGTACGGTCCGCGAGGCGATCAGGAAGCCTGCGAAGTAACCCGCCATGACAATCGACATGGTCGCCGCGGAAAAGCCCTCTGCCGAGCCGCGCACACCCAGAAGCGAGCCCTGAAGGCCGTTGCCCACCATCAGAAGCAACATGCCCAGCAGCAGCGGCCAGGCGGTGGTGATGACGTGGTACATGAGACCTCCGGTGTCTTGAACCCCGGGCCTGTCATGATCCGGGCGGCGTGTTCTGGTCGCTTAGCGACCCCTGCCACGATTCGGCGTCGCTCTGCGACCTGCTTTCGGGAATCAGGCGCGTTCCTGCGGGATCAGCAGCGAGGCATCGCCGTAGGAAAAGAATCGGTAGCCCTCGGTGACGGCATAATCGTAGACCCGGCGCATCCGCTCCTGCCCCATGAGGGCGGAAACCAGCATGAGCAGCGTCGATTTCGGCAGGTGGAAATTGGTCATCAGCGCGTCGGTCACATGGAAGGTGAACCCCGGGTAGATGAAGATATCCGTCACACCTGCATAGGGCGCGATCCGGCCTGACCGAGCGGCAGTCTCGATCAGGCGCAGCGCCGTGGTTCCGACGGGAATGATCCGCCCGCCCGCCGCGCGGGTCGCGGCGATCTCGGCGGCGGCCTCTTCGGTGACCTCGCCCCATTCGCCGTGCATCCGGTGCGTCGTCACGTCCTCGACCTTGACCGGCAGGAAGGTGCCCGCGCCCACGTGCAGCGTGACATGGGTGAAGTCCACGCCATGCGCGCGCAGCCGTTCCAGCAGCGGCGCATCGAAATGCAGCGAGGCGGTGGGCGCGGCGACCGCGCCGCGATGGCGCGCCCAGACGGTCTGGTAATCCTCGTGGTCCTGCGCGTCGGCGGCCCGTTTCGCGGCAATGTAGGGCGGCAGCGGCATCGCGCCCGCCGCGTTCAGCGCCGCGTCGAAATCCTCGCCTGTCAGGTTGAATCGCAGCACCGCCTGCCCTTCGTTCCGCGCCTCAAGGGTGGCCGACAAATCGCTGGAAAAAATGATGTCTTCGCCATCGCGCACCTTCTTCAGCGGCTTCACCAGCGCCGTCCACGCGCCACCCGCCTGCGGCTCCAGCAGGGTCACGTCGATGCGGGCCTCGGTCTCTCCGGCTTCGCCAGAGCGTTTGCGTATCCCGTGAAGACGCGCGGGCAAGACCTTGGTATCGTTCAGGATCAGCCGGTCACCGGGGCGCAGCCAGCGGGTCAGGTCCATGACCACCGCATCGGTGAGGGCATCGCCCTCGGCGACCAGCAGCCGCGCCGAGGACCGGGGCCGCGCGGGCCGCGTGGCGATCAGGTGCTCGGGCAGGTCGAAGTCGAAATCGCTGAGTTTCATGGCGGGCTCCGCAGGTCTCATTGCGACAGCTCCGGCGGCGGGCGTCGGAAGATGTCGCGGAACATCCCGGGCGTGAACACCGAAAGCGGGTTGACCGCAACCCTTGGCGAGTCCACCGCGCCGCGCAGGTTGAAGTTGAAGCCGATCAGCCCCTCGCCCTTGCGCGAGAAGATCCGCCCGATGCCATTGACGATATAGATCGGCGACAGCACCCCCTGCATGTCCATTTGCCGCGCGGCGAGGTCGTAATAGCCGTCCAGCGAGATGCCCATGGAGGGGCCCACCGCGCTGGAACGCGACACCACCACTCGCGACGGCGACAGGCGGAACCGCGCCTCGACCTCGGAAAAGAAGATGCCGGGGCCGTTCAGCTGGTCGATCAGACCGACAACGCTGATGCCATCCAGCAGCGAGGCGACGATGGGGGCCTTCTGCAGGCGCGCGCCCTCGATCCGCAGCAGCCCGTCGAAGCTGCCCGCCTGCCCGCGCAGCGGCGCGAGATCCAGACTGAAGGTGCCGTCCTGCACCGTCTTCAGGAAACCCGCGTAGCGCAGCACGTCGCCCGCGTCCTCACCCCGGATGCGAAAGGCGGCGCCACCGTTCTGGGGCACCGCCTCGCCCTTGATCGGCGCGCGGCCCGCAAGCGCGCCCTCGAAACGG
This region of Ponticoccus alexandrii genomic DNA includes:
- a CDS encoding SufB/SufD family protein, which translates into the protein MALPQAKQTATDARLAALTLPEGGWSVPARRDALSRVQAMGLPGARDEYWKFTRPDSLNAVEVPEAEAFEAHEAPIFGDRDRLKIVFVDGVFDAEASDDLSLEGVEIARLADAADIHWAQDLYGTLETRGQTPVQRPFAALNTAFATDGLLIHVTGTPSKPIHITYTHEGARSDAILHHVVKVDAGCAATILENGPAAARFNHVMEVDIAEGGALHHVRAQGRDHARRAVTHVFARLAQESTFKSFTLTMNGVLTRNEAVIEFTGDDAVAHVAGACMGDGDFHHDDTVFITHDAVNCESRQVFKKVLRNGATGVFQGKILVQPDAQKTDGYQISQSLLLDGDSQFLAKPELEIYADDVACSHGSTSGAIDEDSLFYLRARGVPRGIAEDMMTIAFIAEAVQEIDDESLREELVDRVEAWLARRRA
- the sufC gene encoding Fe-S cluster assembly ATPase SufC; this translates as MLEIKNLHVKLEEEDKQILKGVNLTVEAGKVHAIMGPNGSGKSTLSYVLSGRDGYEVTEGSATLLGEEILDMEAEERAAAGLFLAFQYPVEIPGVGNMTFLRTAVNAQRKARGEEEMSSTEFLKTIRAKAAELKIDADMLKRPVNVGFSGGEKKRNEILQMAMLEPKMCILDETDSGLDVDAMKLVSDGVNALRDEGRGFLVITHYQRLLDHIKPDVVHIMADGRIIKTGGPELALEVETNGYADLIAEEA
- a CDS encoding heavy metal-binding domain-containing protein, coding for MIVTTTPTVEGYQIAEYKGIVVGEAILGANVFRDIFAGITDIIGGRSGAYEASLQEARDTALRELEERAASRGANAVVGVDLDYEVINNMLMVSASGTAVVLG
- a CDS encoding FkbM family methyltransferase, which encodes MTGTLSMPAPETTGADYFDVAAALAALESGEAVTFPPLRMTRVTIGGRALTFCGNFHRDPIQRAHRDGAFFEAEDLAEIAQHLPQAPRVLDVGANIGNHALYFATQCGAAQVTVIEPNPLALAPLVANVVLNGLTDVIRMEALGIGLGAESEGGLFMKRHDRNLGGTKMLRGKGGDLQVHAGDALFGDDTFDLIKIDVEGMEMEVLAGLEQTVARCRPLIFIEVDDANAEAFQAWAAERGYAPVFDKRHYGSNMNFLMKPGAAS
- the sufB gene encoding Fe-S cluster assembly protein SufB, whose amino-acid sequence is MTAFDKVTVKDGVDQQTVDAVEQVSTYKHGWNTEIEMEYAPKGLTPDIVRLISEKNDEPQWMTDWRLAAYDRWLQKEEPDWAMVDYPEIDFQNQYYYARPKSMTEKPKSLDEVDPKLLETYEKLGIPLKEQMILAGVEGVEVTPADARTSNRKVAVDAVFDSVSVGTTFQKELREAGVIFCSISEAIREHPELVKKYLGSVVPVSDNFYATLNSAVFSDGSFVYVPPGVRCPMELSTYFRINAENTGQFERTLIIADKGSYVSYLEGCTAPQRDTAQLHAAVVEIIVEEDAEVKYSTVQNWFPGDENGKGGIYNFVTKRADCRGDRAKVMWTQVETGSAVTWKYPSCILRGAESQGEFYSIAITNGHQQADTGTKMIHLGRDTKSRIVSKGISAGVAQNTYRGLVSMHPKAKNSRNYTQCDSLLIGDKCGAHTVPYIEVKNNSSRVEHEATTSKVDDDQLFYCRQRGMDEEEAVALVVNGFCREVLQALPMEFAMEAQQLVAISLEGSVG
- a CDS encoding cysteine desulfurase family protein; amino-acid sequence: MERVYLDWNATAPLRAEAREAMIRAMDLVGNPSSVHAEGRAAKSLVEKARAQVAAAFGAEGADVVFVSGATEAAALACAGRGLLAGDVEHDAVAAWVDPVLPVSRDGAVSVGDPGQVALQAANSETGVVQVLPQGLAVVDATQAWGKLPLAFNWIGCQMALASAHKLGGPKGIGALILRRGTELAAQIRGGGQEMGRRSGTENIIGIAGFGAAAEAAARDLAEGAWESVAKLRAILENGIEVASKETIFVGKDADRLPNTSCFATPGWKGETQVMQMDLAGFAISAGSACSSGKVRASRVLRAMGYDEVTASSAIRVSLGPSVTEEEVARFCEAWEQKVRRHRARSA
- a CDS encoding Rrf2 family transcriptional regulator, giving the protein MKLSTKGRYAMVALADIALQAEDALVTLADISRRQDVSLSYLEQLFVKLRRAGLVESVRGPGGGYRLARSASDIRIVDVLAAVDETVDAMHKGAGASGGMSGSKAQSMTNRLWQSLSAQVYVFLHQTRLSDVVGNGLAPCPAVPNLFAVVDDDR
- a CDS encoding alpha/beta hydrolase; protein product: MPEVIFPGPEGRLEGRYHPQKDRDAPIAIVLHPHPQFGGTMNNKVVYNLHYAFYKMGFTVLRFNFRGVGRSQGEYDQGVGELSDAASALDYLQSMNQNSKHCWVAGFSFGAWIGMQLLMRRPEITGFVSVSPPANMYDFSFLAPCPSSGLIINGTNDRVAPPADTRGLVNKLHEQKGISITHEEIDGSGHFFEDPHMDTMIGSVTGYVKRRLTETTR